In the Triticum aestivum cultivar Chinese Spring chromosome 2B, IWGSC CS RefSeq v2.1, whole genome shotgun sequence genome, gttcgccacgaaccggtactaatgagcgccgtccgcctggccgttggaaccggcactaatggtcacattagtgccggttcaattacaaaccgggactaatgagtttcacattagaccctttttctactagtggctggCCCTTATTGATCTGGCCGTTGACGAGTTCTGGAATGCTCCGCCGGAGATTTTAATTGGGTGCTTGACGCGTGTAGATTGTTGGATCGGATGGGATTCGGTTGTGTGCGCCCCTATTTCAgcccgagttgcttcaggagggtGTGACGCGAAGCTTCGACATCTGTTGACATTATGGGACACGTCGGTATTACGATTTCCATTGTGATGACAATGATGGAGAATGTCATGGTGGCTAAGGTTTGAGGCCTTGTAATGGTAGATCGACTCTTCATGGCGATGAGGACTTTGCTTGGTGATTCGTGACTCGTAGCAATGGCATCGGCAAGTGGGGGCAGCAACACAAGTGCACATAGTCTTAGCTTTCAGGATGAAAATCCAAGGCCTGGCCTTAATTGGTTGTGCCTGACAATGACCTTGTTAAAGGCACTGTTTTGAGAGCGCAGATcttctccagggtgaaaacctaagatctaGGATCGGGCGATGACGGTGCTTGTGCactgtttccttcttggaggcgtcgctTTTGGAGAATTTGGACTTCGGGTGTTGTCTAGGTGGTGGTTCGTGCTGCAGCTACAAGGAATTGATCAGTGTAGcaggatttttccttttttttccttcttcttcttccttttgtttttggctgtgtgcatccgtaATATCTTTACGACCTTGTTGTTGCAGAGGCAGGGTGTAATTGATATCTCCGCGACATTAATATATTCCTCTTATCGAAAAGATATATATGTACAGAGATATGGACACGAATGGGCCCCTGCTCAGGCTGGGCTCTAGGCGGCCGCACTCCTCGCCATGCCGCCCAGGTTTCACTTTAGCAAGTTTTCACGTGTGTGTGTGTAAGAAGAGGACGGACGCGAGCTGTCGTGTAGTAGTTTTTTTTAGGACAAAAAAGCTGCCGTGTAGTAGTACTACTAGCAGCAGCACGAAAGTGCTCCTGGCAGGTCACAGCAATGGAGATAGTAATTTACCAAAGACGATGCACAAGATCACACCATGCAGTGCCCAGCAGCGCACGACAGGTCCACCGTTGGATACCAGCGTTGGCTGGATGTCGTGTATGCAGTGTCGTCCACAGAGCAGTTTCGTTTACCAAACCAACTTTTGTTGATGCTGTTTAGCATTGCCCAAAAGCCTGCAACTAAGCCTGTATGTGCGCTAGACTAATACTCCGTATCAACcaaaacaaacaaataaacaaacaAGGTCGTGACAAACAAACAGGCCCAGAGGAACGAAGCTGGAAATGGGAGGCAGGAAGCAAACGTACTTGTAAACGGTAGAGACCACAATGTAGGATGATCTCATGTTACATCTACTCCCTCAGTTCCATAATATAAGAAACGTTTTTGACATTAGCGTAATgtaaaaaacgtttttatattatgaacggagggagtatataagatATAGGCacacccaagaaaagaaagaaaatgaggAAGATGAAAAATAACATGATATCTAACTGCCTGACCCGTTTGATGGGAAGGTTGAGAAATAGATAGATCCCCAATCTTGTGAATAAGTTTGTCAGTGCCGCACCCGCAGTACATTGTAGATGTTGTTTGCTGCGGTCATGGTGAGGAAGAAGACGCTGCCGGCAAGGGAGAGGGGCGCCCATGGGCTCCTGAAGTAGGTCCGAGCGATGTGCGCCCGCCAAATGCGCCACTTCTCCTGGCAGTATTTCTCAAGCTGCTGGTGCAGGATGACCAGCCTGCCGCCTTCCTCGGGCGGGTACACATGCAGGTCAGCCGACATCCTGGCGAACAGCTCCGCCACCTTGTGGCCGTCGTCCAGCGCGTTCCTGATGATCCCCTTGGAGCTCAGAAAAGCGACGTCCTCGGCGGTCTTGACGACCTTGGACATGAAGAAGAGGTAGGCGGTGAGGCGGAAGGGCGAGCTGAGCCCGACGTGCAGTCGCTTGAACGCGACCAGGTTCACGAAGATGGGCTCCGTCAGCTCGTTGACGGTGAGCGTCGGCAGGCTGAGCACGTGGCCAGCGAGGCGGATGTCGCTGATCTTCTTGGAGGACAGCTTCCTCAGGTGGATGCCGGCGTCCCGCAGGTCCATTGCCGAGATGTCGCTCCTCTGCTCTGCCTCCGCGGGCACCTGGTCCAGCTGGTGCTGATGAGAAGGCACGTCGCCTGGGTTTGTCGCCGGGACTAGTGTGCTCCTCTGCTCGGCGACGCGGCTCCACCGGAAAAGCTGGAGAGGGTGGAGCCCCTCGGGGACGACATCGTCCATCAGCTGGGTGCTCGGCGACAAGAACTTGAGCACTTGCCTCTTGATCCCACTCTTGATTAGATTTATTTATTCGTGCAGCAAAAACTTGGCTGTCAGATCATCAatagatgcatgcatgcatgcatgatatatAAGTACGTACGTACGCAGACCGGTAGACGTAGTCCACATGCATACCGGATCTGGTCGCCCGCTCTCGACGGTGATAAGCTTGAGCAGCACAAGCAGCGGCAGCTGGTTCTCGATGAGGAGCATGTCGCGGCGGACGTAGGGTATGGTGTTGACGGCGCCGTGCCAGCCGAAGACGGGGTCGTCCACGTGGTAGTCGTTCTCCGCCGTCGCGGTGGCCGCCCTCACCACCTCCAGCATGAAGCAGCCGTCCAGGACCATGAGCCGCACCAAGCGCCGCCTGTCGCGCCACTCGGCTGGGAGGCCCTGGTACATGCCCTCCAGCTGCTCCGCCGCGCCCTCCATGGCCGCCACGAACTCGCTGAGGGGCTTGCAGGCGCGCCGGAGGAAGTGCAGGAGGGCCCtgtgcttgtgctcctccatgggCCGGAGGGAGGCGAGGCCATGGTGGAAGGGGCCGAAGGACACCAGCTGCGGCGTGTAGGCGGTGATGTTTAGCTTCCTGTTGCGCTCCGGGACAAGGTAGATGCACGACGTCGTCCTCCACTGCTGCCGCTGCTGCATCGTCATCGTGGGCGTGCCGCCTCCTCCTCTCAGCGCCTTCTCCACGTCCAGCACCCACGTCCACGTGCGTTCCTTGTCATCGCCATTCACGGCCACGTCTGCAGCATCCTCTCCATCGTCAGCCATTTACATATATAAAAACACAAGAGCTACATGTCACTCGCCTGATTTTCAaattttgggtcaatcgattttggttgaaggaagaaGCAGGCGCACGGGAGGAAGAAACTCGCCCGAGGGGAGGAAGAAGCTTGCTAGGCaggctaccccagtatctatattagggtttagggtgggggcggtggtggggcttcgccggagaaaaagcttgggggggaggggggggggggggagctagagggatggccggggtggcggaAGACCGGCGGTGGGGGTGGTTTAGGGGAGGAAGGGGGGCAAGGCGGTCGCGGGAGCGCCGCCGGCCGCGGTAGGCGGGGGCCGGCGGTTAGGGCTGAGCTGGATCGGCGGGtgagcgagaggaagaagagacGGGAGGTTGAAGACGAACAACGTACATTAGATTTTGATTTAACGGTTCAGAGTGGAGAAGGAGAATCGACTGACTCTTTCTGAAATTTCAGTCGACTGCTGCCTAGCCGTTCCCATATAAAAATATGTTATATTGCACCAACATATAATGCATCATGTAGTGTTTCGTATAAAAAGAATTTGCATACATACATAACGGCGGCGAGCGGTCGTTGCTCTTCGGTGGCGTGTGGTAGATGCACGATGTGCTCCATTATATTGCTGCTGCTGGCTTCACCTCCGACCGATCACTTGGATCGCTCTCATACTCAGATGCAAGCATTCTGCTACTACTTATAGATGGATCGACAAAAGGCAGGCACTGGGAGTAGCTAGCAAGGTCACCAACAAGTGAGCAACAATTTAATAAGCTGCATGACGGAGCAAGTAAGGTCCTCAACAAGTCAGGAATAATTCAAACGACGGAGCAAGGAATAATTCAAAGTGCCAAGTGCATGCCAACACAAGCAAAGAACAGATGCAGTGACGTGAGTGCGTAGATCAAGAGTTGATGGAACTACGTACAGCAATAAGAGTTAACCAACCAAAAGATGTCACGTTGTGCGCGTAACATGTTCGGCAATTGGTTGCGGGGTattgataaacaattttctgcacatattcttGTTGGGGCGGCTGCTTTATACTGGGCATTGTCGCTTACCAGAAATGATGTGGTTTTTAATAATAAACTAGGTAGGAAGTGCGGCTTGCCGCAACCGGCAGCGGCGCGCTGCCGGGTACAGTTATATCCAATCCAATAATACATTCATAAGAGCATTGCAAATACAAAAAATAGCAATGAATACTTATTGTTCAAGCATGCAAACAAAGTATTTATTGTTGCGAAAGGAAATTAATGTGATTGCCGAAAACTAATCAGTCCAACGCAGCAAATTTACAGAGCATTTCATCCAAGCAATGCCAAAGGCAAGGCAACCAGATATACCAAAAGGAAGGGAGCATTTTTCTTCCAAAAGTAAGCCAAGACGATGGATCATCACTAAGTAAATACAGTAGTTGAGTAATTATATAGGCAAAGGGAGCCAATAGGCGGTGCGAGATAAAGAACCTAAGTAGTTATGGTAAAGCCTAATACTTGATAGCTTCGTTCGGTTGTCTTGTTGTGCGACTCCTTACGTGCCATGGTACATGAATCTCTGTCTATTGTACTGTTTGACTAATGAATTCACATGAAGTATTTGCATAATAGTATGATTATGACTTCGTAACTGCCTTCCCAAAGCGGGTAGACACTGGAGCGACAATCTTCCCTTTTTAGGCTTGACCTGATCCTTAGCGCATATCCTCGATTGATTGCTCAAGGTAACTTGCTAGGTCTCTCCATGTGATGGAGCTGAGAAATACTGGAAACAGGTAGCATATGATGGTTAAGACCATTGCTCTCACCATTCCTTGCCCGAGAGCGGTGGTAGTATTGGTCATCTCACATATGTAGTACATGATGGCAGGCTTCGTCGTACCAACAGATTGTCTGAGTCAACCATGCTCACATGGAGACCTTTTTAGCTTCTTTGTATAGAAGCACCTGCGTCCAAGGGCTGTACCATACTGGACATGCGGTCCTGCATATCGAGTATAATAGTTTAATATTCGAGAAGTATGAAATATTTAACCACAGAGAAGCGACAAACATGTTTTTCACGGTAAGAGATGAATTCAAGGATAAATCACTACACCGTATAAACTACAGTACTATATTGTTCTCTTAGTTCCACCAACTTAAATTGCTAACCATGTAGTCCAGAGAAAATTTGAACTATTATATTTCAGATCATATGATGTGTTTTCGTTTACTTTGTACGCACAGATTTGTTACCTCCTTGACCTACAATTTCATATCGTAAATAGTTTATCCAAGCGGGGTCAGTGTTACCTCTTGTCTTGGTCCTCTCACAAAGGTATGGTTTACTGCACATGGTTTCAATCCTTGGCTTTCCGACACAGTGGCGTTTACGATGGTGTCTACCTGAAAAACTGAACCAACCAGTGTGTCGAACACAACATCAATAGAATTCATAGATAATGGCACTTGCTACTCAATGCATACATACATACCTTCATCGTTACCGAGGTAGATCGGGTCATCCACTCTGCCCCTTCCATGATGTGCCTAGTACTTGAGCCCTATTAAGAGTGAATTTTAAACGCAAGAGGATTGTTATTAGCATGGGCCTAGAAAGATTAGTCTTTAACAACAAGCAATCAGATTATGGTTATATTCAAATCTCATATGCAACAATGCATTGACAACCAAAACTGGAGTTAATAGAGGGTACATCAGAACTGAATCTATAAATGTTCACCAAATCTGAATTTATCCATGCAATCGGTACATTTTTTGTAACCACGTGTTTATCAGTTAGCAGGAAAACAGTATAGGCAAAGCGATTTTCTCCTATATCAAGCTCATCAACATATAGTGAATTGTATTAAACTTGAATCTATTTACTGGTTCTACAGTTCAAAAACCTCTTTTCATGGTCAATTAGACAGAGAATTAGCAAGGGATAGGAAGAGAAAGAGAGATGCATAGAAAGATGGGGAGTGGGAGGGAGAGGAGATAATATAACTGCAAGAAACAATCACAGCCATATCGAAATGTATGGTAGCCGCAACCGCGGGTGACATCGTCCTACCATACTTCCCTCCCATGACCCTTTCTTATTTTAGAAACaaaggggaaaagagagaagggaaaagcgTGGGAGCCAGCAGGGAATCCACAGGGAAATAGCCTAATCAGCTTACCCGCCGACGCCAAAGAAGAAATGAAGAAATAAAAACCATTAGCTATTGACTGATCTCGTATAACGATGAGATTGCAAACGGTGATAATAGATTTTTGAATTAATCTATAATAGATGAAGAATATATAACTACTACATTTCCTAACAATATGTGGAGATCCTGTATTCATGTAAATAGTTTGAATTATTATACCTATGAGATGAGAAAATTAAAAACATCTTTATATCATTGTAAAAGGAAGATGCACATGTACATAGTCAAAAGTTAGGATGCCAATCATAAGAAACCTGGTAAAAGTCAATCAATAAGCAATAAAACTTTGGTGGAAGTCGTTTGGACAGTCACTTGGACGGCTGAAATAGCAAGTGCCCTGGGGAGACTCCATTTAATCCACGGTTCTAACAATGGTATATGCTAAAAATAGACATGCAAGGATTCAACACTACAACGAGATCAGGCTATAAACAATCAGTATTTAAGGCTCCTTCTCTAGTCAAGCCTAACTCAAGTAAAAATCATGTCATTATTTAGTGTTCTAGGATGATGGGAGACTTACTCAGCCACTCTTCTTCAGTACATAAATCTCATTTATCCTGTTGCCTTTTATGCTCATATATGTTGCCTCTTAGGCGCCCCATCTTGTTCTCACTCTATTGGTAGTTTTAATAATCATGCAAGAACTGCCATCTCTGCATGTCAAGAATCAAGTCAGAGTCATTGCAACTCAGGTCCAAGAAATGGATAGCGAAAGTGAAGATTCTACTATCTTGTAAGAGTAGCTTCAGTTTCTGATTCCTGGGTACATATGCCTTTGTTATTGTACTAAAGGTCCAATGTCCAACAACAACTAACCTTTTTTTTCAGAATCCTTTGATACACACTATAAGTTGCCGACCAAAATCTTTGAGCATGCACATCTGGCATAAACAATTATACCTTGTTCTAATCGACCTGCATGATGACACCGGTAAAATCTAAGATCACATATGACAATAACGATGGCGTGCGGACTATCACCAATAGGATACCTTCTAAAACATCACATTAGATTACTAAATGCAAGTATAAAATGCAACACGCACTGGACCAATAGGTTGCTAGCTCAATATGTCAGTATTTAGTGCTGGAGGTAACTGATTGGATTTAATTGTTTGTCCATCAACCACCTTTAACCAGGAAATAAGTCAGAAGAAGGCAAGCAAATTTACTTTGA is a window encoding:
- the LOC123042421 gene encoding UPF0481 protein At3g47200-like, producing the protein MTMQQRQQWRTTSCIYLVPERNRKLNITAYTPQLVSFGPFHHGLASLRPMEEHKHRALLHFLRRACKPLSEFVAAMEGAAEQLEGMYQGLPAEWRDRRRLVRLMVLDGCFMLEVVRAATATAENDYHVDDPVFGWHGAVNTIPYVRRDMLLIENQLPLLVLLKLITVESGRPDPSGIKRQVLKFLSPSTQLMDDVVPEGLHPLQLFRWSRVAEQRSTLVPATNPGDVPSHQHQLDQVPAEAEQRSDISAMDLRDAGIHLRKLSSKKISDIRLAGHVLSLPTLTVNELTEPIFVNLVAFKRLHVGLSSPFRLTAYLFFMSKVVKTAEDVAFLSSKGIIRNALDDGHKVAELFARMSADLHVYPPEEGGRLVILHQQLEKYCQEKWRIWRAHIARTYFRSPWAPLSLAGSVFFLTMTAANNIYNVLRVRH